Proteins co-encoded in one Rudaeicoccus suwonensis genomic window:
- the tatC gene encoding twin-arginine translocase subunit TatC, giving the protein MALLRRKDNPEARMSLGEHFREFRRRALIAALAILVAGIWGWIIYEHTIIPWLEHPLDVVHKHNPRAGLLNFSANGVTEAFGIKLKLSIWFGILVSSPIWLWQIWGFLAPGLTKKEKRISRGFICTAVPLFALGCWVSTLALPNAISFLIGSTPNTSLSANFTDANKYVSFVTKFVLAFGFAFLLPVFLTGLNMLRILPGRLMIKSWRVAIMLIAVFSAVMSPSPDAWSMLALMVPMIVLYFAAVLIALILDKRRAKAQGDARPDWLDLPDDQRSTL; this is encoded by the coding sequence ATGGCGCTGTTACGGCGTAAGGACAATCCGGAAGCCCGGATGTCGTTGGGGGAGCACTTCCGCGAATTCCGACGACGGGCGCTGATCGCGGCACTGGCAATCCTTGTTGCCGGCATCTGGGGCTGGATCATCTACGAGCACACAATCATCCCGTGGCTCGAGCACCCTCTCGACGTGGTGCACAAGCACAACCCCCGGGCCGGCCTGCTCAACTTCAGCGCCAATGGCGTGACGGAAGCATTCGGCATCAAGCTCAAACTCTCGATCTGGTTCGGCATCCTGGTGTCGAGTCCGATCTGGCTGTGGCAGATCTGGGGATTCCTTGCACCGGGGTTGACCAAGAAGGAGAAGCGGATCAGCCGCGGCTTCATCTGCACCGCTGTCCCGTTGTTTGCTCTGGGTTGCTGGGTGTCCACACTCGCGCTGCCCAACGCGATCTCGTTCCTGATCGGCAGCACGCCGAACACCAGCCTCAGCGCCAACTTCACCGACGCCAACAAGTACGTCTCCTTCGTGACGAAGTTCGTCCTGGCCTTCGGCTTCGCCTTCCTGTTGCCGGTCTTCCTCACCGGTCTCAACATGCTGCGCATCCTGCCCGGCCGGTTGATGATCAAGAGCTGGCGTGTGGCGATCATGCTCATCGCCGTCTTCTCCGCCGTGATGAGCCCGAGCCCCGACGCCTGGTCGATGCTGGCGCTCATGGTGCCGATGATCGTGCTCTACTTCGCGGCAGTCCTTATCGCTCTGATCCTGGACAAACGCCGCGCCAAGGCACAGGGCGACGCCCGGCCCGACTGGCTCGACCTGCCGGACGATCAACGCTCCACGCTCTGA
- a CDS encoding DEAD/DEAH box helicase, with the protein MPNPVQRDAADSRNTGDGSERPRFDSSHVTRFADGYDFPLDDFQVQGCTAVQQGRGVLVAAPTGSGKTVVGEFAAYLAVQTGRKTFYTTPIKALSNQKYTDLSERYGAASVGLLTGDSSINGEAPIVVMTTEVLRNMIYAGSATLERLGFVVMDEVHYLADRFRGAVWEEVIVQLPPSVQVISLSATVSNAEEFGDWLREVRGDTDVIVEEHRPVPLWQHMMVGRSLYDLFVDDDRDSSRLRVNPQLLQRISQIEADRGSRYGRREDAGAPRGRHGRTRGGSGREVVRQGRPPRGPSRPEVIEALDRDGLLPAITFIFSRVGCEAAVGQLLSWGTNLISDQAGRRIRRLVEERVAGLPEEDLAVLGYYDFVEGLSRGFAAHHAGMLPTFREIVEELFTAGEIMAVFATETLALGINMPARTVVLERLVKYNGETHADITPAEFTQLTGRAGRRGIDFEGHAVVLHSRGLEPDAVAGLASTRTFPLRSSFVPTSNMAVNLVAQVGRWRARQVLEQSFAQFQADRAVVGIARAIQRNDEALEGYAEAMRCHLGDFTEYSGLRRRLSDLEKATGKRRSASRQAAAAVSLTQLTPGDVISVPDGRRAGYAVVIPPDRRPKAGADPTVLTLDAQVRRLTETDVRDEVEPVNRLPIPASFSSRSPRARRDLASSLRNLLRAEPPPAPGKDNGPDLQDAQERKQIEQLRDQLRRHPCHDCPHREQHARWAERWWRLQQDTEGLRRQVDSRTHTVARTFDRICDLLSERGYLSADGERVTAQGEVLQRLYAEKDLLAAECLHHDVWRRLDPASLAAAVSSLFYEPRRDPQPEAPRMPNDAVRDAHAEMVRIAVGLQQAQRRLGLAVMGEPDAGIAWVVHRWAGGGRLETVLRDSDLSAGDFVRRCKQLVDLLDQIAAAATHAVLRENARAAIDLVMRGVVAADRLD; encoded by the coding sequence ATGCCGAATCCCGTTCAGCGCGACGCCGCTGACAGTCGCAACACTGGTGACGGTTCTGAACGACCGCGGTTCGACTCCAGCCACGTCACCCGTTTCGCCGACGGCTACGACTTTCCGCTCGACGATTTCCAGGTGCAGGGATGCACCGCAGTTCAGCAGGGGCGCGGCGTGCTGGTCGCGGCTCCCACTGGTTCCGGCAAGACCGTGGTGGGCGAGTTTGCGGCATACCTGGCGGTCCAGACCGGGCGAAAGACGTTCTACACCACGCCGATCAAGGCGCTGTCGAACCAGAAATACACCGACCTGTCCGAGCGGTATGGCGCAGCCTCGGTCGGCCTGCTGACCGGTGACTCCTCCATCAACGGTGAGGCACCGATCGTGGTCATGACCACCGAGGTGCTGCGCAACATGATCTACGCCGGCTCAGCGACCCTGGAACGTCTCGGTTTCGTCGTCATGGACGAGGTGCACTATCTGGCAGACAGGTTCCGCGGAGCCGTCTGGGAGGAGGTCATCGTCCAACTACCTCCGTCGGTGCAGGTGATCTCGCTGTCGGCGACCGTGAGCAACGCCGAGGAGTTCGGCGACTGGTTGCGCGAGGTGCGCGGCGACACCGACGTGATCGTCGAAGAACACCGGCCCGTGCCGCTGTGGCAACACATGATGGTCGGCCGGTCGTTGTACGACCTGTTCGTCGACGACGACCGTGACAGCTCGCGATTGCGTGTCAATCCTCAACTGCTGCAGCGCATTTCGCAGATCGAAGCAGACCGGGGGAGTCGTTACGGCAGACGCGAGGACGCCGGTGCGCCACGGGGGCGCCACGGCCGCACGAGGGGTGGCAGCGGCCGCGAGGTCGTCCGACAGGGCCGCCCGCCACGCGGCCCGAGCCGTCCGGAGGTCATCGAGGCCCTCGACCGCGACGGGCTGCTGCCGGCAATCACCTTCATCTTCAGTCGTGTCGGCTGCGAAGCGGCCGTGGGACAACTGTTGTCGTGGGGCACCAACCTCATCAGCGATCAGGCCGGCCGACGGATTCGCCGTCTGGTCGAGGAGCGTGTCGCCGGACTTCCCGAGGAGGATCTCGCCGTCCTCGGTTACTACGACTTCGTCGAAGGCCTCAGCCGCGGGTTCGCCGCGCACCACGCCGGCATGCTGCCGACCTTCCGCGAGATCGTCGAGGAGTTGTTCACTGCCGGCGAGATCATGGCCGTGTTCGCGACCGAGACCCTCGCACTCGGCATCAACATGCCGGCCCGCACCGTCGTGCTCGAACGCCTGGTGAAGTACAACGGCGAGACCCACGCCGACATCACGCCCGCGGAGTTCACCCAGTTGACCGGGCGTGCCGGTCGTCGCGGGATCGACTTCGAGGGCCACGCCGTGGTGCTGCACTCACGTGGCCTCGAGCCCGATGCCGTTGCGGGTCTGGCGTCGACCCGGACCTTCCCGTTGCGATCGTCCTTCGTCCCCACATCGAACATGGCCGTCAATCTCGTTGCGCAGGTGGGCCGTTGGCGGGCGCGGCAGGTCCTCGAGCAGTCGTTCGCGCAATTTCAGGCGGACCGCGCTGTCGTGGGGATCGCCCGCGCCATCCAGCGCAATGACGAAGCTCTGGAGGGTTATGCCGAGGCCATGCGTTGCCACCTCGGCGACTTCACCGAGTACTCCGGACTGCGCCGACGACTCAGCGACCTCGAGAAGGCCACCGGCAAGCGCCGCTCCGCCAGCAGGCAGGCCGCGGCAGCGGTGTCGCTGACACAGCTGACGCCCGGTGACGTGATCAGCGTGCCCGACGGACGTCGGGCCGGTTACGCCGTCGTCATACCGCCGGACCGGCGGCCGAAAGCGGGTGCCGACCCGACCGTGCTCACCCTGGACGCACAGGTGCGCCGGCTCACCGAGACCGATGTGCGCGACGAGGTCGAGCCGGTCAACCGGTTGCCGATCCCTGCGTCGTTCTCCAGTCGCAGCCCGCGGGCGCGTCGCGACCTGGCGTCGAGCCTGCGCAATCTGCTGCGTGCGGAACCGCCGCCCGCGCCCGGCAAGGACAACGGCCCCGACCTACAGGACGCGCAGGAGCGCAAGCAGATCGAGCAGTTGCGCGACCAACTGCGCCGGCATCCGTGCCACGACTGTCCCCATCGCGAGCAGCACGCGCGATGGGCCGAACGCTGGTGGCGGCTGCAGCAGGACACCGAGGGCCTGCGCCGCCAGGTCGACAGCCGCACCCACACGGTCGCGCGGACCTTCGACCGGATCTGCGACCTGCTGTCCGAACGCGGCTATCTCTCCGCGGACGGCGAGCGAGTCACCGCCCAGGGGGAAGTGCTGCAGCGTCTCTACGCGGAGAAGGATCTGCTCGCCGCGGAGTGCCTGCACCACGACGTATGGCGCAGGCTGGACCCGGCATCACTGGCCGCCGCCGTCAGCTCGCTGTTCTACGAGCCGCGGCGCGATCCTCAGCCCGAAGCTCCGCGCATGCCCAACGATGCCGTGCGCGACGCCCACGCGGAGATGGTGCGCATCGCCGTCGGCCTCCAACAGGCCCAGCGGCGATTGGGTTTGGCGGTGATGGGGGAACCCGATGCCGGAATCGCCTGGGTCGTGCACCGATGGGCAGGCGGCGGCCGGTTGGAGACCGTGCTGCGCGACAGCGACCTGTCGGCAGGTGACTTCGTGCGGCGCTGCAAGCAGCTCGTCGACCTGCTCGACCAGATCGCCGCTGCGGCAACACATGCGGTGCTGCGGGAGAACGCTCGCGCGGCAATCGACCTCGTGATGCGCGGTGTCGTCGCGGCCGACCGCCTGGACTGA
- a CDS encoding PH domain-containing protein, which translates to MAFNPKHLARGEQIDMEMRTHAKAILGPILIAMVTIVIALAGSVWFSDKGWSGWLTLALWIVALIVLVWFVVVPVLRWLTTIYVITNRRLITRRGVISKSGRDIPLYRINDVSYEKGLLDRMLGCGTLVVHDATEQTGVRLYDVPRVEEVQVRLNELLFHHDDGGDDDGTFPPGDPRSHHGRSGY; encoded by the coding sequence ATGGCCTTCAACCCCAAGCATCTGGCTCGCGGTGAGCAGATTGACATGGAGATGCGAACCCACGCCAAGGCGATCCTCGGACCGATCCTCATCGCAATGGTCACCATCGTCATCGCCCTTGCCGGATCGGTGTGGTTCAGCGACAAAGGCTGGTCGGGGTGGCTGACGCTCGCCTTGTGGATCGTCGCGCTCATCGTGCTGGTGTGGTTCGTCGTGGTGCCGGTGCTGCGGTGGTTGACCACGATCTACGTGATCACCAACCGTCGGCTGATCACTCGTCGCGGCGTCATCAGCAAGTCAGGACGCGACATACCGCTCTATCGCATCAATGACGTGTCCTACGAGAAGGGCCTGCTCGATCGCATGCTCGGGTGCGGCACGCTCGTGGTCCACGATGCCACCGAGCAAACCGGTGTACGGCTGTATGACGTGCCGCGCGTCGAAGAAGTGCAGGTGCGGCTCAACGAGCTGCTGTTCCACCACGACGACGGTGGCGACGATGACGGCACCTTCCCGCCCGGCGACCCCCGCTCGCACCACGGACGTTCCGGCTACTGA
- a CDS encoding 5'-3' exonuclease, with protein sequence MKRRLLLLDSASLYFRAFYGVPDRRRNPSDLPNNAIRGFVDMIATLVNDHAPTDLVACWDNDWRPQFRVDAIPSYKAHRVTEGTAGAEESPDDLTPQVPVIVEVLRAIGICRLGVDGYEADDVIGSLAVRAHGVSEVDVVTGDRDLFQLVDDEQSVRVLYTAKGGVRTPDVVDQAFLQQKYDVSSGAAYADMAVLRGDASDGLPGVSGIGEKTAAALINRYGDLASLRAAVSSGDPTLKGAQRARLEAASAYLDVAPTVVQVARNIDIPTGFDPSVPTRVADPARLDELVAQADLRTPVSRLLAALSV encoded by the coding sequence ATGAAACGGCGTCTGCTGCTCCTGGATTCGGCCAGCCTGTACTTCCGGGCCTTCTACGGTGTGCCGGACCGGCGGCGCAACCCGTCCGACCTGCCCAACAATGCGATTCGCGGATTTGTCGACATGATCGCCACGCTCGTCAACGACCACGCTCCGACCGACCTTGTCGCCTGCTGGGACAACGACTGGCGGCCGCAGTTCCGCGTCGACGCGATCCCGTCATACAAGGCGCACCGCGTCACCGAAGGAACCGCCGGTGCCGAGGAATCGCCGGACGACCTGACTCCGCAGGTGCCGGTGATCGTCGAAGTGTTGCGCGCGATCGGCATCTGCCGTCTGGGTGTCGACGGCTACGAGGCCGATGACGTGATCGGCAGCTTGGCCGTGCGCGCGCACGGCGTCAGTGAGGTCGACGTGGTCACCGGTGACCGTGACCTGTTCCAGCTGGTCGACGACGAGCAGAGCGTCCGGGTGCTTTACACTGCCAAAGGTGGCGTCCGAACACCCGACGTCGTCGATCAGGCCTTTCTCCAGCAGAAGTACGACGTGTCGTCCGGCGCCGCATATGCCGACATGGCGGTCTTGCGCGGTGACGCCAGCGACGGGCTGCCTGGAGTCTCCGGGATCGGCGAGAAGACCGCTGCGGCGCTGATCAACCGGTATGGCGATCTGGCGTCGCTGCGTGCCGCGGTCAGCAGCGGCGATCCGACGTTGAAGGGTGCTCAGCGCGCGCGTCTGGAGGCCGCATCGGCGTATCTGGACGTCGCACCCACGGTGGTGCAGGTCGCCCGAAACATCGACATACCAACAGGTTTCGACCCGTCCGTGCCGACTCGCGTCGCGGATCCAGCTCGACTGGACGAGCTTGTGGCACAGGCCGATCTGCGTACGCCGGTCAGCCGATTGCTGGCTGCGTTGAGCGTGTGA
- a CDS encoding Lrp/AsnC family transcriptional regulator, producing the protein MEDLDRRIVELLAADARLSYTDLGKSTGLSTSAVHQRVRRLEERGTLRGYRAVVDAEQAGMPLTALISVTPVDPAAPDDVPERLHDIRELDSCFSVAGDESYVLKARVAGPGELELLLARVRAAANVTTRTTVVLSTPWEDRSPLATQSHP; encoded by the coding sequence ATGGAGGATCTCGACCGGCGCATCGTCGAACTGCTGGCCGCCGACGCCCGGCTCAGCTACACCGATCTGGGCAAGTCCACCGGGTTGTCGACGTCGGCGGTCCACCAACGGGTGCGCCGTCTGGAAGAGCGCGGCACACTCCGTGGTTATCGCGCCGTCGTCGACGCCGAACAGGCCGGTATGCCGCTCACCGCGCTCATCTCGGTCACTCCGGTCGATCCGGCTGCACCGGACGATGTGCCAGAGCGGCTGCACGACATCCGCGAACTGGATTCGTGTTTTTCCGTGGCAGGCGACGAGAGCTACGTGCTGAAGGCGCGCGTTGCCGGCCCGGGTGAATTGGAACTGTTGCTCGCCCGGGTTCGCGCCGCCGCCAATGTCACCACCCGTACGACGGTCGTGCTCAGCACGCCATGGGAAGACCGCTCACCGTTGGCCACGCAGTCGCATCCGTAG
- the ybaK gene encoding Cys-tRNA(Pro) deacylase has product MNPRANTSKTTPSPVTPATLAMAAAGIAFTVHEYHHDPSVTAYGAEAAAVLAVDPARVFKTLVVATDRVDDKGLVVAVVPVSQRLDVKALAAAVGCKRATLADGQVAERMTGYRVGGISPIGQKRPLTTVLDDSMTTLATVLVSGGRRGMDVEVAPGDLQTITRALFAPIAR; this is encoded by the coding sequence GTGAATCCGCGCGCGAACACATCGAAAACGACGCCCTCACCAGTCACACCGGCCACGCTCGCCATGGCGGCGGCCGGCATCGCCTTCACGGTGCACGAGTACCACCACGACCCGTCGGTCACCGCGTATGGCGCGGAGGCGGCTGCGGTGCTCGCCGTCGATCCCGCGCGAGTCTTCAAAACGCTCGTCGTCGCAACCGACCGTGTCGATGACAAAGGTCTGGTGGTCGCGGTGGTGCCGGTGTCGCAGCGACTCGACGTCAAAGCCCTCGCGGCGGCGGTGGGGTGCAAGCGGGCAACCTTGGCGGACGGGCAGGTGGCCGAACGTATGACGGGGTACCGCGTCGGCGGCATCAGTCCGATCGGACAGAAGCGGCCACTCACCACCGTGCTGGACGATTCGATGACCACACTGGCCACGGTGCTGGTCAGCGGCGGACGGCGCGGCATGGACGTCGAGGTGGCTCCTGGTGACCTGCAGACGATCACCCGCGCGTTGTTCGCGCCCATCGCCCGATGA
- the lnt gene encoding apolipoprotein N-acyltransferase yields MIVRLALAVAGGLCIWLSFPGPAVWPLAIVGVALLAMATRGSRPRAGFLLGLVGGFACFGPTLHWAGTYVGAVPWLALSITESVYIAVMCALCSLVQSARPWNRLPPWARRMLTPADGPHIRPFAIALLWVLQEAIRDSMPFGGFPWARLAWSQAGSPLSHLASIFGAPGLTFTVALLGGALAVAAERIRTRDVAGWARRCWPAVAAIAVVAVSAGYPTPTNGPKLQVLAIQGDVPTAGLEFNAQRRAVLDDHVRETDKAAAKIRAGLMKQPAVVIWPENSSDIDPTRNPDAATEITQTVNNLGVPLIVGAVLDQPVGHTSNTSLLYEPGKGIVAEYVKQHPVPFAEYMPYRSFFRHFSSKVDLAGNFVAGHKTGLFTIPTTTNGQVKIAPIICFEVAYDSLTRNAVRDGAQILAVQTNNATFGYTAESEQQLAISRITAIEYGRSIVHISTVGVSGLITPDGVVHDKTSLFTAAALDGALPLRTQMTLATEVGAVPEWIGSAAALLLCGVAIVANRSSRRSKAATTPQQKVHELA; encoded by the coding sequence GTGATCGTGCGCCTCGCCCTCGCCGTGGCCGGTGGCCTGTGCATCTGGCTCTCCTTCCCAGGCCCCGCTGTCTGGCCGTTGGCCATCGTCGGCGTCGCACTCCTCGCAATGGCGACGCGCGGTTCGCGGCCCAGAGCGGGATTCCTGCTCGGTCTCGTCGGCGGGTTCGCCTGCTTCGGACCCACGCTGCACTGGGCGGGCACGTATGTCGGGGCGGTGCCGTGGCTCGCGCTGTCGATCACCGAATCGGTCTACATCGCGGTGATGTGCGCGCTGTGCTCGCTGGTGCAGTCTGCGCGTCCGTGGAATCGGCTCCCGCCGTGGGCACGTCGCATGTTGACGCCCGCAGACGGCCCACACATCCGGCCGTTCGCGATCGCCCTGTTGTGGGTGCTGCAGGAGGCCATCCGCGACTCGATGCCGTTCGGTGGATTTCCCTGGGCACGGTTGGCGTGGTCCCAGGCCGGTTCACCGCTGTCGCACCTCGCGTCCATATTCGGAGCGCCCGGGTTGACCTTCACCGTCGCTCTGCTCGGTGGAGCACTCGCCGTCGCCGCGGAACGCATCCGGACACGCGACGTCGCAGGCTGGGCCCGCCGATGCTGGCCGGCCGTCGCGGCGATCGCCGTCGTCGCGGTGTCCGCTGGATACCCCACACCGACGAACGGCCCCAAGCTGCAGGTCCTCGCCATACAGGGCGATGTGCCGACGGCAGGACTGGAATTCAATGCGCAGCGACGTGCCGTGCTTGATGACCATGTCCGCGAGACCGACAAGGCTGCGGCCAAGATCCGCGCCGGGCTCATGAAGCAGCCCGCGGTCGTGATCTGGCCGGAGAACTCCTCCGACATCGACCCGACGCGCAATCCGGACGCGGCGACCGAGATCACCCAGACCGTCAACAACCTCGGGGTGCCGCTGATCGTCGGAGCCGTGCTGGATCAGCCGGTGGGGCACACCAGCAACACGTCGCTGTTGTACGAGCCGGGCAAGGGGATCGTGGCGGAGTACGTCAAACAGCACCCGGTGCCGTTCGCGGAGTACATGCCGTACCGCTCGTTCTTCCGGCACTTCTCCAGCAAGGTCGACCTGGCCGGCAACTTCGTCGCCGGACACAAGACCGGTCTGTTCACGATCCCGACGACGACCAACGGTCAGGTGAAGATCGCCCCCATCATCTGTTTCGAAGTCGCCTACGACTCACTGACCCGCAATGCGGTGCGGGACGGCGCGCAGATCCTGGCGGTGCAAACCAACAACGCCACCTTCGGATACACCGCCGAATCGGAGCAGCAGCTGGCGATCTCCCGTATCACGGCAATCGAGTACGGCCGGTCGATCGTGCACATCTCGACCGTCGGTGTCAGTGGTTTGATCACCCCGGACGGCGTCGTGCACGACAAGACAAGCCTGTTCACAGCAGCCGCTCTGGACGGTGCACTGCCGTTACGCACGCAGATGACGCTCGCGACCGAAGTGGGCGCTGTTCCGGAATGGATCGGTAGTGCTGCCGCGTTGCTCCTGTGCGGCGTTGCCATCGTTGCGAACCGGTCGTCTCGTCGCTCGAAGGCAGCGACGACCCCACAGCAGAAAGTTCATGAGCTTGCCTGA
- a CDS encoding polyprenol monophosphomannose synthase, whose amino-acid sequence MSLPEITTLDTAADKVLVLIPTYNERENLPVIVSKVRSAVPHAHILVLDDNSPDGTGALADEIAGNDDHVMVLHRTAKEGLGKAYLEGFAWGLDRGYDRLVEMDADGSHPAQTLPTLLEAARHADLVIGSRWIRGGRVVNWPLSRKALSVGGNIYIKTLLGMGVNDATAGYRVYTASALHTIGLQDVASYGYCFQADLTWRAVRSGLTVVEVPITFVEREIGESKMNPDIARESLLNITQWGIAYRTDQAKALVGKVGRRVVGARRRVTS is encoded by the coding sequence ATGAGCTTGCCTGAGATCACGACGCTCGACACCGCGGCCGACAAGGTGCTGGTGCTGATCCCGACATACAACGAGCGCGAGAATCTGCCGGTGATCGTCTCCAAGGTGCGGTCGGCGGTGCCGCACGCGCACATCCTGGTGCTCGATGACAATTCGCCCGACGGAACTGGTGCACTCGCCGACGAGATCGCCGGCAACGACGATCATGTGATGGTGCTGCACCGCACTGCGAAGGAAGGTTTGGGCAAGGCCTATCTGGAAGGCTTCGCGTGGGGCCTGGACCGCGGTTACGACCGGCTGGTCGAGATGGATGCCGATGGTTCACACCCCGCCCAAACACTGCCGACCCTGCTCGAGGCCGCGCGCCATGCCGACCTTGTGATCGGTTCACGCTGGATCCGTGGCGGACGGGTCGTGAATTGGCCGTTGAGCCGCAAGGCCCTCAGCGTCGGCGGCAACATCTACATCAAGACCTTGCTCGGCATGGGTGTCAACGACGCGACGGCGGGTTACCGTGTCTATACGGCGTCCGCCCTGCACACCATCGGACTGCAGGATGTCGCGTCGTACGGTTACTGCTTCCAGGCCGATCTCACCTGGCGTGCGGTGCGATCAGGCTTGACCGTCGTGGAGGTCCCGATCACCTTCGTCGAACGGGAGATCGGAGAATCCAAGATGAACCCCGACATCGCCCGTGAGTCGCTGCTCAACATCACACAGTGGGGTATTGCCTATCGCACCGACCAGGCGAAGGCGCTGGTCGGCAAGGTCGGTCGGCGGGTGGTCGGCGCCCGGCGGCGGGTGACCTCGTGA
- a CDS encoding FxsA family protein: MSKTGRTSRLPFWARLLLVLALLMPVIEIIVIVVVWHVIGWWTLVALAACFVVGVLVIKRASREAVSELREAVRTGRPPSQQLADAPQLVVGGVLLLVPGFVTSLIGLIAILPGARHLSRVIVRALLARRVVQFTATPYGGSGASPRADHIAHDSRSGDIIEGEIVEDDRLN; the protein is encoded by the coding sequence GTGAGCAAGACGGGTCGCACCTCGCGACTGCCGTTCTGGGCGCGCCTGCTGCTCGTGCTGGCCCTGCTGATGCCGGTGATCGAGATCATCGTCATCGTCGTGGTGTGGCATGTCATCGGCTGGTGGACACTCGTAGCGCTTGCAGCGTGCTTCGTCGTCGGAGTGCTGGTCATCAAGCGTGCCTCTCGCGAGGCTGTGAGCGAGTTGCGGGAAGCCGTGCGCACCGGGCGACCGCCGTCGCAGCAGCTTGCGGATGCACCACAACTCGTGGTCGGCGGTGTGCTTCTGCTCGTGCCGGGTTTCGTGACCTCGCTGATCGGACTCATCGCGATCCTGCCGGGCGCACGGCACCTGTCGAGGGTGATCGTGCGCGCACTGTTGGCCCGACGGGTGGTGCAGTTCACCGCCACGCCGTATGGCGGCAGCGGTGCGTCACCGCGCGCCGACCACATCGCACACGACAGCCGCAGCGGCGACATCATCGAGGGCGAGATCGTCGAAGACGACCGCCTGAACTGA
- a CDS encoding RNA polymerase-binding protein RbpA, translated as MAERSLRGTNLSTLSLETEDGIAFSERQLVRYVCPENHVSELPFSVEADVPLIWECRCGAEALLQDGPEPQRKPVKPVRTHWDMLLERRSIPELEELLEERLTLLRASRGEKPRRKRSA; from the coding sequence ATGGCAGAGCGTTCATTGCGAGGGACCAACCTCAGCACCCTGTCGTTGGAGACTGAAGACGGAATTGCCTTCAGCGAGCGGCAGCTGGTGCGGTATGTCTGCCCCGAGAACCACGTCAGTGAACTGCCGTTCTCCGTCGAGGCAGACGTTCCGCTCATCTGGGAATGCCGCTGCGGAGCCGAGGCTCTGCTGCAGGACGGCCCCGAGCCGCAGCGCAAGCCGGTCAAGCCGGTCCGGACCCACTGGGACATGCTGCTGGAGCGCCGCTCGATCCCGGAGCTCGAGGAACTTCTGGAGGAGCGCCTCACGTTGCTGCGTGCCTCGCGTGGTGAGAAGCCGCGTCGCAAGCGCAGCGCCTGA